A DNA window from Trypanosoma brucei brucei TREU927 chromosome 10, whole genome shotgun sequence contains the following coding sequences:
- a CDS encoding trypanin — protein sequence MPPRTAAERGGRRKSVKAPPPVDPLVELTTLESVHDALAKAERLRNYFQVERDKVNDFWTITKGEVETYRNRLFNAEASIEELERSHQVEMKVYKQRVRHLIYERKKKAQACKDESDRLLREAEDRHLQRMNEIQAKLQQQDQQLRAAAADHEMNVYEKRDSHSYMVTVTKTQSHEKELARLQVSCEAKLKVLRDELELRRRAEIHEIEERKNEHINALIKQHEEKFHEMKTYYNQITTNNLEIIHSLKEEIAQMKQNDEHNETLMYDIDRENQNLVAPLEEAQREVAELQQKRKQNEQNKRGLEVTRVKLRSLREEIRRQREEHQALEERYACVHREREELKGKFESALRQAVMVVEERNEVLQQKLIESHALVEERDVQLEGVLRAMNLEPKTLELIATEVDEWLQRKNQLIKDLHFELKKGEKLYSATLLEMERRCQAANIASLPRSNFE from the coding sequence ATGCCACCACGGACCGCTGCTGAGCGCGGTGGAAGGAGAAAGTCAGTCAAGGCCCCGCCACCAGTTGATCCTCTAGTGGAGCTCACAACTTTAGAATCGGTTCATGACGCGTTGGCGAAGGCCGAGCGACTTCGGAACTACTTCCAGGTAGAGCGTGACAAGGTGAATGACTTCTGGACGATTACAAAGGGGGAGGTGGAGACTTATCGCAATCGGCTGTTCAATGCGGAGGCGAGCATTGAAGAACTGGAGCGGTCACACCAGGTAGAGATGAAGGTATACAAGCAGAGGGTGCGTCACCTCATTTATGAGCGGAAGAAGAAGGCGCAGGCGTGCAAGGATGAAAGTGACCGTCTGCTTCGCGAGGCGGAAGACCGGCACCTCCAGCGCATGAATGAGATACAGGCTAAGCTCCAACAGCAAGACCAGCAGCTCCGGGCAGCAGCGGCTGACCATGAAATGAACGTGTACGAGAAGCGCGATTCGCACAGCTACATGGTAACCGTTACAAAAACACAGAGTCATGAAAAGGAGCTCGCGCGACTGCAGGTATCCTGTGAGGCCAAGTTAAAAGTGTTGCGGGATGAACTGGAGTTAAGACGCCGTGCGGAGATTCATGAgattgaagaaagaaagaatgagCACATAAACGCCCTCATTAAGCAGCATGAAGAGAAATTTCATGAAATGAAGACATACTACAACCAAATAACCACAAATAACCTAGAAATCATTCATTCcttaaaggaagaaatagcgCAGATGAAGCAGAACGACGAGCATAATGAGACTTTAATGTATGATATTGATCGGGAGAATCAAAATCTTGTTGCACCGTTAGAAGAAGCTCAGCGTGAGGTTGCGGAGCTGCAGCAGAAACGGAAGCAGAATGAACAGAACAAGCGGGGTCTCGAGGTCACTCGTGTTAAGTTAAGGTCGTTGCGTGAGGAGATTCGCCGACAGCGTGAAGAACATCAGGCCTTGGAGGAGCGTTACGCCTGCGTGCACCGGGAGCGCGAGGAGCTCAAGGGGAAGTTTGAATCCGCGCTCCGGCAAGCGGTGATGGTAGTCGAGGAGCGCAATGAGGTTCTCCAGCAAAAGCTTATCGAGTCTCACGCTCTTGTAGAGGAAAGGGATGTACAACTTGAAGGTGTTTTGCGCGCCATGAACCTCGAACCAAAGACGCTGGAACTCATCGCGACTGAGGTCGACGAATGGCTTCAACGAAAAAATCAACTGATAAAAGACTTACACTTTGAGCttaagaaaggagaaaagttGTACAGCGCGACGTTGCTCGAGATGGAGAGGCGTTGCCAGGCGGCTAACATTGCTTCACTGCCACGGAGCAACTTTGAGTAG
- a CDS encoding 60S ribosomal proteins L37, putative, which yields MAKRTVKMGVMGRYGARYGSNPRKRAKKLEVSQHAKHFCSFCGKFAFRRKAVGIWRCDGCSKTVAGGAYTLSTPNNTTVRSTVRRLRELKQSN from the coding sequence ATGGCGAAGCGTACCGTCAAGATGGGCGTCATGGGGCGCTATGGCGCCCGCTATGGTTCGAACCCGCGTAAGCGCGCCAAGAAGCTGGAGGTGTCTCAGCATGCGAAACACTTCTGTTCCTTCTGCGGGAAGTTCGCATTCCGTCGCAAGGCCGTTGGCATCTGGCGCTGCGATGGTTGCAGCAAGACGGTTGCTGGTGGCGCCTACACGCTGAGTACGCCGAACAACACAACCGTGCGGTCGACGGTCCGCCGACTTCGTGAGTTGAAGCAGAGCAACTAG
- a CDS encoding hypothetical protein, conserved (contains RIBNG finger) gives MSRTDFSCAICYEVASEPVVTRCGHLFCWRCLSRWLHPPRSAVNTECPVCRGRVDENVNGDIIPLYGKGRSEGASSSFQRSSRWTQGASHGPPPRPAAARVPSSSDGNSFRLRGAFPFLSSTSFFFFSSDPYSLIAISLLWAMYQLPWREWLTNLSTYLGGVSNTVPTADEGGSNVGAVPSPQRSDDLHSREVGEAITRHVRSAMVLALGLLATSFFMV, from the coding sequence ATGTCTCGTACTGACTTTTCATGTGCCATATGCTATGAGGTGGCTAGCGAGCCTGTTGTAACTCGCTGTGGGCATCTCTTTTGTTGGAGGTGCCTTAGCAGGTGGCTTCATCCCCCAAGATCAGCAGTGAACACGGAGTGTCCGGTCTGTCGCGGAAGAGTTGATGAGAATGTTAATGGCGATATTATTCCATTATATGGTAAGGGGAGAAGTGAGGGTGCATCGTCTTCGTTTCAACGTTCTTCGCGGTGGACACAAGGCGCTTCGCACGGGCCGCCGCCACGCCCGGCAGCTGCGAGAGTACCATCCAGTTCAGATGGGAATTCATTTCGACTCCGAGGggcatttccttttctgagcagtacctcttttttctttttttcttccgacCCTTATTCACTGATTGCGATATCTCTTTTGTGGGCTATGTACCAGCTTCCATGGAGGGAGTGGTTGACGAACCTGAGTACGTATTTGGGAGGTGTGAGCAACACTGTGCCTACTGCAGATGAGGGCGGGAGTAATGTGGGTGCCGTGCCCTCACCACAGCGGTCGGACGATTTACACTCCCGAGAGGTGGGTGAGGCAATTACGAGGCACGTGCGAAGCGCAATGGTGTTAGCATTAGGTTTGTTAGCCACATCTTTTTTTATGGTGTGA